The region TAAACTTGAGACTAGAGAAATTACTATGGTAGGGTTACTATTTGCAGTAACTATAGTGTTAGGTGCAACTGGACTTGGATTTTTGCCGGTACCACCGTTTAAGACTACGATAATGCATATACCAGTTATAATAGGTGGCATAGTAGGTGGACCAATTGTAGGAGCTTTTACTGGACTTCTATTTGGTATTTTTAGTATTATACAAGCTATAAATACACCATCTCCGGTATCATTTATATTTATGAATCCTGTGGTTGCTGTGATTCCAAGGATTTTAATAGGAATTGTTTCGTACTATGTTTATAAACTTTTTAAAAGAAAATCTGAGAAATTTGGTATTGTAATTGGTATTGTTGCGGGTTCTTTTACTAATACAATTGGTGTTCTTGCAATGGTTTATATTTTGTATATAAATGCGTATGCAAATGCACTTCATATAAGTTATAGTACAGCAGTAAAGACACTTTTAGCATTAGTTGCAAATGGTTTTTTATCTGCTGCAATGGCACTTGTTATTTCGGTTCCAATAATAATGGTGGTTAAAAAAATACGTAAATAACTAATAACATTTTAAATAGAAACTAGAAATTTTATCTTTTGATGAATTTCTAGTTTTTTTATGCTATGTTTTAAATAGGTGCTAACTTTTACATTATTTTAAAACATAGTTTTTTATAAAATAATGAACTTTTTCTAGGTTAAGTTGTCTTATAAAGTGTAATATTAAAATTAATTTATACCGGGAGGTGAAATGCATTTGGAAGAAAATGAACTTATAAAAAAGGCTCAACAGGGAAACAGCCCTGCATTAAACGTGTTATTTCAAATGCATTATAAAATGCTTTTTGGATTTCTAATTAAAACTACAGGAGATATTAGTTTGTCAGAGGATTTAGTTCAGGAAACTTTGATGAAAGCTGTGCTAAACATAAATAGATTTAAATTCCAAAGTAAATTTTCAAGTTGGCTGATAGCTATAGCACTAAATTTGTACAAAAATCAATTGAAAAGACAAAGTAAATTAAAAACGGAATGTTTACATGATAATCTGAATTTAATGAGTAAAGTTAAACTTGAAGAAACAATAGAAAATAAAATGGAAATAGAAAAAGCTCTTAAGGAACTTCAGAAAATGGGATATGAAAAGAGAGTAACTTTTATACTTAAATATTACTATGGCTACAGTATAGAGGAGATAGGTAGGATAATTAATTGTAGGGGAGGAACTATAAAATCAAGACTTCATAATACAGCAAAGGCACTTAGGAGTATTTTAGGAGGTGATTTATAAATGGACAAATATAAATTCATTGAAGATGATTATTTAGAGAAGATAGGGGCTATAAAGGAAATTGATACTTTAAATATAATAAAAGATGCTAAGGATGTTCAGAATAGAAAAAAACTTAGAGTGCAGGATTTTATATATTGTTTTTTTGCAATGACTGTAATTATATTAGAGTTTTTCATAGCAAGTAGATTTGGAATATTTATATGTTTATTTATAAATTTTATATTGTCATCTATACTACCATTTTTACTGCTGATTAAATTAAAAAATAATGTGAAAGGGGATGTGCTGTAAATGGACATAATGGGATTTTTAATTATATTTTTAGTTATATTTGTATTACTAGGACAATCATTATGGATATATCTTGATGCAAGAGATAGAAAAAGCGAATTTTCTGCATTGTGGGCATTAATGGCATTATTTAGTTTTCCCGTTACTTTTATAATTTATATTATTATGTCAAGGAGTACTTGTCCAAACAGCTTATGCCACAATTGCGGAAAGAGTGTGAAAGAGAGCTGGGTATATTGTCCTTATTGCGGAAAAAAATTTGATAAAGAGGTGTAAGAAATGAATATATTTAAAAAGCATAAGTTTGTGTGGGTATGTTTTATTATAGTTGTATTTTTGCTAACGGTTTTTGTTTGTAATATAGATAATAATAGTAAAAATGCTTTCTTTCAGGTTGGAGCAATTGAGAGTTCGGGAATGCATAAGTATGACTTAAAATATTTTTATCTTAATGGAAATAGAAGTAAAGTTATTAAATTGAAGACAAATGAACAAATAAATATTGAGTATTCATCAATAGTAAAAGCAGGGAAGCTAAAAATTTTGTTTCTAGATCCATCTGGGAAGGTTATAAAAAATTTATTGGTGGATAATAGTGGAGCTTTTAAATATACAGCTAAAAGGGAAGGAAAGTACTCATTACAAATTACTGCAAGGAAAACTAGGGGACAGTTTAATTTAGATTGGGATACAAAAAGTAAATGAATATTAAAGGAGATTTAAATGGAATTTATAAAAGCAACTTATTCGGATATTGATAAAATAATGAAAATTATAGGAGAGGCACAGGCTTATTTTAAAGAAAAGGAAATTGATCAATGGCAAAATAACTATCCTAATTTTGAAACTATAAAAAATGACATTGAAAATGAAAATTCATTTGTTTTACTGAGAAATAATATTGTAGTTGGTACTGCAATGATTTCTTTTGAAGGAGAAAAAACTTATGATATTATTTATGATGGCAAGTGGCTTACTAATGAGAAATTTGCAGTAATTCATAGAATAAGTGTTGATGTAAATTGTAAGGGAGAAGGGCTAGCCTCCATAATTATAAAAAATGTAGAAAAAATGTGCTTGAATAAAGGGGTACATAGCATAAAGGTAGATACACATAAGGATAATTTGTCTATGCAAAAGCTGTTAAGTAAAAATGGTTTTAAGTACTGCGGAATAATTCATTTGAAGGACAAAAGTGAGAGGATGGCTTTTGAAAAAGTTTTGTTTTAAATATGTATAAAAAAGTATTTATTAGCAGCAAATTTTTAATTTATTTTCACACAGTAACAATTGTTACCGAATTAAGTTTATAACAATAATATAATCTAACCATAGCAAAGAAAAAAATTATTTTGTGGAGGTAGATTAAATGAGCATGTTTTGTTATCAATGTCAGGAAACAGCAGGTTGTAAGGGATGTACCGTAAGAGGAGTTTGCGGAAAAACTGAAGATTTAGCTAAAAAGCAGGATTTATTAATATATACTTTAAAGGTTGTATCTTTATATAATGTAGAAGCAAGAAAATTAGGTTTAGTAAATAAAGAGATAGACAATTTTATAATTGATGGTCTTTTTGCAACAATAACTAATGCAAATTTTGATGAAGGTGTGTTTACTGAAAGAATTGAAAAGGGAATTCAGTACAAAGAAGAATTAAAGAAACAATTAACAGTAGAAGGTGCAAATGCAGAGCTTAATGAAAAACCTGAGGCAGTTGGAGTACTTTCAACTGAAAATGAAGACATAAGATCTTTAAGGGAATTATTAACTTATGGAGTTAAAGGTATAGCTGCATACTTAAAACATGCACGTAATTTAAATTACGAAGATGATAATATAAAAGGCTTCATGTCAAAAGCTTTAGCAGCAACTTTGGATGATACATTAGGAGCAGACGAATTAGTTGCATTAGCTTTAGAGTGTGGTAAATATGGCGTAGATGCAATGGCACTTTTAGATAAGGCTAATACAGAGACTTTTGGAAATCCAGAAATAACAAAGGTTAATATAGGAACTAGAAATAATCCTGGAATTTTAATAAGTGGACATGACTTAAAGGATATAGAAGAGCTTTTGAAACAGACAGAAGGAACAGGAGTAGACGTTTATACTCACGGCGAAATGCTTCCTGCAAATTACTATCCAGCATTTAAAAAGTACAGTCACTTTGTTGGAAACTACGGAAATGCATGGTGGAAACAGAATGAGGAATTTGAAAGCTTCAATGGACCAATACTTATGACTACAAACTGTATCGTTCCTCCAAAAGCTTCTTATATAGATAGAATATACACAACAGGGGTAACGGGTTATCCAGGAGTAAAGCATATTGAAGATGGCGAGCCAAAAGATTTTTCAGCAATAATTGAGCAGGCTAAAAAATGTGCGCCACCAACTGAAATAGAAAGAGGAGAAATAGTAGGAGGTTTTGCACATAATCAGGTTATAGCTTTAGCTGATAAAATTGTAGAAGCCGTTAAATCAGGAGCTATTAAGAGATTTTATGTAATGGCAGGCTGTGATGGAAGAGCAAAGAGCAGAAACTACTACACAGAATTTGCAGAAAAACTTCCAAAGGATGCAGTTATACTTACAGCAGGTTGTGCTAAGTATAAGTATAATAAGTTGAACCTTGGAGATATAGGTGGAATTCCAAGAGTACTTGATGCAGGACAATGTAATGATTCATATTCATTAGTTGTAATAGCGCTTAAACTTAAAGAAGTATTTGGACTTTCAGATATAAATGAACTTCCTATAGCATACAACATAGCATGGTATGAGCAAAAAGCTGTAATAGTATTACTTGCATTATTATATCTTGGTGTTAAAAACATTCACCTTGGACCAACACTTCCAGCATTTTTATCACCAAATGTAGCTAAAGTTCTTGTTGATAACTTTGGTATTGGTGGAATAACTAATGTAGATGATGACATAAAGATGTTCGAAAATCTTGGGAAGTAACAGTATTTTGAAACATTAAATAAAGTTCATAAGACTAAGCCCCAAATTATAAAAAAGCCTAAGAAGTTTCAATAACTCGCTGAAAAGAAGCTCAGACAAATTGAAATTTCTAAGGCTTTTTACAATTTGGGGCAAAGTCTTATTGAGCTTTATTTAAACAGTTTCCAAAATACTGTTACTTCCCATGGGGTAAAGGAAAGGAGGATTTTCTTCCGCTTCGCTGCGGAAAATCTAAATTAAAAGTTTATACATAGTTAAGATTTTAATAATGAAAAGCCTAAGAAGTTTCAATAACTCGCTGAAAAAAAGCTCAGACAAATTAAAATTTCTAAGTCTTTTCATTATTTGGGGCAAAGTCTTATTGAGTTTTATTTAAATTGTTTCGAAAACACGGTTACTTTCCATGGGGGAAGGCAAGGAGGATTTTCTTCCGCTCCGCTGCGGAAAATCTGGGAAGTTGCACTTCTATATTGTAAAGGGTGTGTTGACATTGCTTCGCTCGTCAGGGGATTTACCTGCGGTAACGGATGATACTTTATTTAATGGTTAAAACAGTTTGCATTAAAAATTCCGTAGGCACGGCATTATAGATCAATGTCAATATTTTAGACATATCAAAGAAATGAAACGGTATATAATATATTAACAACGCTTAAAAAGATTAAACTGTGAAAAGCTAATTCTTTATTGAATAGAAGTAAGCTTTTCGCAGTTCTATTCAATAAAGAATTAGCTTATTATACTATACAAATAGTTTAATAAGTTTAGAATTAAGGAAATGTTATACGTTTTGCCATTAGTGAAGCAGAATACTTAATGTACTTTTTATTGATTTCCTTACCAAATGCTTTTGGTAGGTAGCAAAAATTATGTGAAGTCATTACTTTTATTAAAAATGCATATTCTTCATCAGTTGGGGTAATGATTTCAGACAACCGCTTTTGGGAAGTAAATAACATGATAGTTATATCTTTTTTATCACAAACATCGAAATTTACGTAATAATACTCTTTAGCAGATTGTAATGAATCATAAATAGATTCGTTGTTGCTAAAGTAAAATTCGTGGCATATTTCTGAATATACTATATTTTTAGTTGCATTTATAAATAATTCAGCAACCTCCAAAGCTTCTTTTACTTCGTTTTTTTTAGGTATTGTATATTCATGTTCAAGTTTATTTCTTAATAATCTAATTTTTGATACTAAAAATGATGGCGCTATATCCATAGCTTGTACAAATTTTAATTTAAAGGGTGTATCATAAAGAAATTCATTTTCTAACTCATATTCATTAATTATAATATCGATATTAGGATAAACTTTTGAATTAAATTCGGAATATTTGTATCCTAAATATTCTAGTATCCAATCAACTTGGCAATCTATTGCTCTTTTAGCATTGCTTAAAGCATTAATCATTCCTTGTTTATTTGTGCAATAGTAATCTTTTTTAGCAAAATCTAAAAACTCTGTTGGAGAAATGTCGAATTTATCTTCATCATCATATGATCTAGAGTCAGACGAAACAAAAAAGTTTGACCAATTAATTTTTGATTCCTGTAATAGATTATTCAATTTCATTTGTATCACCTTGTAGAAAAAATTTGCAATTTAATAAGATGCCATATGAGTTTTTATATTTCCAGTGTCATAAATACATTCCCATCTAAATCCTTAATTTGAAATAAGTTATCCTCAAGTACAGCATAAGAATGTGGACTATTTCCTTTAGGAATAGATATAGATCCTGGATTTATTATAAATATACCATCCTTTTCCTTGGCAACAGGAATATGAGTATGGCCATATAATAAAACGTCACCTTTACTGAGTTTTGGCATATTTTCTTCTCCATATATATGTCCATGGGTTAAGAACAATCTTCTATCCTTATATAGTATTGTTGAGTAAGTTGACATTATAGGAAAGTCAAAAACCATTTCATCAACTTCACTGTCACAGTTTCCTCTTATGGCAATTATTTTATCACTATATTCATTTAAAAGGTTAGTCACTTTTTTAGGATTATAGCCTTCTGGAAGATCATTTCTAGCACCGTGATAAAGTTCATCTCCTAAAATAACTATGTAACTGGCTTTTTCAGCTTTAAATCTATTTATAGCCTTCTCAAGATAATAAAATGAACCGTGTATATCAGACATAAAAAATATTTTCATTGCTAATCACGCTCCTTATAATATAGAACCCTCTTAATTATATATTCTATTTATTTTGAAATTTTGTGTCAATAATAAGAATATTAAATTTGTTTATTAAGTGATATACTACTTTATGTACAAAATAGAAAACATAATTGAGAAACACGAGGTAAATATAATGAGTGAATTAAGTTTTAAAGATTTAGGATTAAGTGAAGAAATTTTAGAGGCTATAGAAAAATTAGGATATAAGAGGCCATCTGAAGTTCAAAGAAAAGTTATTCCATTAATTCTTAAAAATAAAGATATAATTACAAAAGCACAGACTGGAAGCGGCAAGACAGCTGCATTTGCTATACCTATATGTGAGAAAATAGAGCTTGAAGAAAAACTGCCGCAGGTACTTGTTCTAGCACCGACAAGAGAACTTGCATATCAAATAGAACAGGATTTTTCGTACATTGGAAAGTTTAAAAGGCTCAGATGTGTAAGCATATTTGGTAAAGAACCTATATCGGGTCAAATAAGGGAACTCAAGCAGAGAGTTCATATTGTGGTTGGAACTCCAGGAAGAGTGCTTGACCATCTTGAAAGGGGAACTTTAAACACAGAAAAAATAAAGTATCTTGTAATCGATGAAGCAGATGAAATGCTTAATATGGGGTTTATAGAACAGGTAGAAAGTGTATTTAGTAAGCTTCCAGAGAATAAAAATACCTTTCTTTTTTCAGCAACTTTGCCCGAAGAAATAATAAGACTATCAAAGAAGTATATGAAAGATATTATTAATATAGAAATTAAGTCTAAGAGTTCAGTTCAGGATAGAATAAATCAAACTTATTATGAAATAGAAAGCAAAGATAAATTTAGTTTGCTACAAAAAATAATATATAAGGAGCTGCCAGAAAGTGCAATAATCTTTTGCAGAACAAAGCAAAATGTAGAGGATGTTACTCTAAAAATGAAAGATAGAGGGTATTCATGTAAGGCAATACACGGTGGAATGCTGCAGGCAGATAGAATTGAAGTTATGAATGAGTTTAAAAGAGGAAAATTCACATTTTTGGTAGCTACAGATGTGGCAGCTAGGGGTATTGATGTGGAAAAGGTTACGCATGTTATAAATTATGATATACCTATGGAAAAAGAGAGTTACATTCATAGAATAGGCAGAACAGGACGTATAGGAAATAAAGGCAAGGCTATAACTTTTGTTACTTCAAAGGAAAAAAGATTTTTAACAGAAATTGAAGAGGAATTTTCTTTGAGTATTGAAGAAGGAGAAGTTCCTACAAAAGAGGAATTAGAGCAGGGAAAGAAAACATTCAATAATAGTTTTAAGAATTCAGCAAGTGAAAAGCATGACAAAGGTGAAAAGCTTAATGAAGCTGTTACAAAATTGTATTTGAGTGTTGGAAAGAAAAAGAAGATAAGGCCGGGAGACATAGCAGGAACTATATCAAGTATAGAAAATGTAAATCCAGAAGATGTAGGTATAATTGATATACATGATAATTTTTCTTATGTAGAGATACTGTCCAATAAGGGAAATATAGTTTTTGATGGACTTAAAAATAAAACTATTAAAGGCAAAAAAGTAAGGGTAGAGAAAGCACAAAAATAGGTAAAGCTGAATATAATGATTAATGGTAATATTTTTAAGAGGTAAAATAGTTGAGAATATATGTAGTTAAGCCTTCAGACAATGTTTACAGCATAGCTAGAAGATTTGGCGTTACTCCCCAAAGTATAATAGAAGCTAATAATCTTCAAAATGCTCAGCTGGTTGTAGGGCAAACTCTTGTAATTCCAAGTACAGAAATATCATATAGAGTAAAACCTGGAGAGAACTTGTGGTCTATTGCACAAAAATTCAAGGTTTCTGTGAATAGCATTGTGGAGCTAAATGGTATTCAGAATCCATCACAGGTTTATCCAGGGCTTATTATAAGAATACCAGAAAATGCAAAGAACTATGGAACCATAGAAGTAAATGCTTTTATTCAGCCATCAAACCCTGAAAAGGAAAACGAAGTGTTAAGTGGCACTATAGGATATCTTACTTATCTTACACCATTTAGCCATCATGTAACTGCGGATGGAGGTCTTACTCCTCTTGATGATGAAAATTTAATAAATCAAGCTGAAAAAAATGGTGTGAAGCCTATGCTTTCAGTTACAAATATAACAGGAACTACGGGTTCAAATTTTGATAGTGACTTAATAAGCAGCATATTAAACAGCAGCTCACTTCAAAATACTTTAATAAACAATATATTGAATATGATAAAAAGTAAAGGATATTACGGCGTCGTAGTTGATTTTGAGAGAATCCCACCGGTAGATAGGCAGAAATACAATGATTTTTTGAGGAAGCTTGTAGCAGCACTTCATCCTAACTATCTTGTGGCGACGGCACTTGCACCAAAGACATATGACATTACTACAGGTTCATGGCACGGAGCTCATGATTATAAGGCACATGGCGAAATTGTGGATTTTGTAATAATAATGACTTATGAGTGGGGTTGGTCTGGCGGGCCACCAATGGCCGTCGCTCCAATAAATGAAGTCGAAAAAGTAATAAGATATGCAGTAAGCGTTATACCACCTTCAAAGATAATGATGGGAATGCCTCTTTATGGTTATGATTGGACGCTTCCATATGTGCCTAAAGGGGAGTTTGCAGAAACCATAGGAAATGATGAAGCCATACAGAGAGCAGGAAAATATGGAGCACAAATAAAATATGATGAGAAGTCACAGTCACCTTATTATAATTATATAGATGCAGATAGAAGGCAGCATGTTGTTTGGTTCGAAGATGCTAGAAGTGTAGAGGAGAAGTATAAACTTGTTGTTAGATATGGTCTTAGGGGAGTAAGTTACTGGGTATTAGCAAGATCTTTTGTTCAAAATTTTAGAGTTCTAAATAATATGTTTAATATAAAAAAACTATAAATGTGTACTATTCATGAAAGCAACTAAATTTTTGAGCTATTTATTTGAGTCTGGTTCAAGTTTTGTGCTTTGCACTGATAATCAAATTGTATATTGTATGGGCACCTGATTAGGTTCAGATGCTTTTTTTTTATTATTTCCACTAAACCTATATTATTACATAACGATAATAATATTGTTTACGAATAAAATAATATATATTTTGGGGTGAATAATAAAATGAGGAAAAAATTTAAATTTATTGGATTATTTTTATGTGCATTTTTTGTAGCAGCTTCAGTTATGTTTAGTGGTGATAGTAATAAGGTATTTGCTGATGATAACTTTCAAATTGGAACAGCTAATTTTAATGGTACTGCTGAAAATAGTGCTAAAGTTGGAGATATTAATTTCAATAATCCTGAAATAGGTTGGAAAAGATTTGATGATACTAATTCCCAAATTACATATACTAGCGGATGGAAAAACCATGATTGGCAGGAATGCTATGATGGGACGGAAACTTATACTGATACTCCGAATATAGTTAAAAAAGTATCATTTTCATTTCGTGGAACTAAATTTAGGATTATAGGCAATAAGCATCCAACTTACAATTCGACTGTTAGCGTTACTATAGATGGAGTAAAGGTTGATACCTATAATCCATATGCTTCCTCAACACAAAGACAGGTTTTATTATATAACTATGAGTCTAATAAGCCTATGGCAAACCATAGTGTTGTTTTACAATTTGATACAGCAACTGCAAATGCTGAAATTGATGCTATTGATATAGATTCTACAGGCAATCTAAATAAAGAATCTATATCATTAGGCAAGACAACAGATTCTTTAAATGTTGGACAAACTGATATTTTAACAGCAACAGTAACACCTGATGATACAACTAATAAAGCTGTAAAATGGACAAGTAGTGATGAAAGTGTAGCAACAGTAGATGAAAATGGAAAGGTAACAGCAGTAAAAGCAGGAACTGCTACGATAACAGCAACAACTACGGATGGAAGTAATTTAAGTAAGTCATGTGTAGTTACAGTAACACAGCCATATACTCCGCCAGTTGTCACTGGAAATAGAGCAACATTAACATTATATATGGTTAATGGAAGTACAAAGCAGTATGATTTATCAAAAGATGAATTAAACAACTTCTTAAATTGGTATAACGGAATGACAAATCCACTATCTGCTCAATGCTATGTATTTAATGTTCCAGTAGTTGGATCATATGTAACAAATAAAGATTATATACCATTTAATAAAATAGATGATTTCAAAGTTCAAGAGTATACAAAATAATTATTAAGATAGGCACTGGTAGAAATACTGGTGCTTATTTTATACATATGAGAATGTGAGGACATGCATAGATAAAAAGGAACTAGCCCTAGATGGCTAATTCCGTTACGTTTTATATGCTATTATTTATTTTGGTCTGGCGGGCCACCAATGGCCGTCGCTCCAATAAATGAAGTCGAAAAAGTAATAAGATATGCAGTAAGCGTTATACCACCTTCAAAGATAATGATGGGAATGCCTCTTTATGGATATGATTGGACACTTCCGTATGTGCCTAAAGGGGAGTTTGCAGAAACCATAGGAAATGATGAAGCAATACAAAGAGCAGGAAAATATGGAGCACAAATAAAATATGATGAGAAGTCACAGTCACCTTATTACAATTATATAGATGCAGATAGAAGGCAGCATGTTGTTTGGTTTGAAGATGCTAGAAGTGTGGAGGAGAAGTATAAACTTGTTGTTAGATATGGTCTTAGAGGAGTAAGTTACTGGGTCTTAGCGAGATCTTTTGTTCAAAATTTTAGAGTCTTAAATAATATGTTTAATATAAAAAAACTATAAATGTGTACTATTTATGAAAGCAACTAAATTTTTGAGTTATCTATTTGAGTCTGGTTCAAGTTTTGTGCTTTGAACTTATAATCAATTGTATATTGTATGAGCACCTGATTAGGTTCAGATGCTTTTTTTTATATTTCCACTAATTATATATTATTACATAACGATAATAATATAGGTATTAAACCAAATTAATACATAAATTTAGGAGGGAATATGAATGAGAAAAAAGTTTAAAGCTACATTAGTAGTATTTTTAGTTGTTGTTTTGGGATGCTTTTCACAGGTATTTGCTGAAAGTAATAAAAATGCAAAATTGCTTGATAATACTTCAATAGGTGCTGGTAGTAATACACAAAATGAAGAAGTTGATCAATATACAAAATTATTAATGCATATGGATGATGGCAAATTTAAAGATGAATGTGGTCATACGATTATTAATAATGGTGTTACAGTAGATACAAGTAATAAGAAATTTGGCAATAGTAGTGCTTATTTTAATGGTAATTCTGGATTAGATATTCCATGCACATCTTCCGAATTTAATTTTGGTAATAAAGATTTTACAATTGATTTTTGGTTTTCCTTACCATCATTTTCTGGAAATAAATATTTCGTATCTTTTAATTCAGATTTGTCATTTGCAATAGCAACATCAAATATAGTAAGTAATGGATTATGGGTGGGTATTGGTAATGGTTCGTCATGGACATATGGTATGGAAACTGGAGAAAATAGTGTTTCTTTTAATACATGGCATCATTTTGCTCTTGTAAGAAAAGACTCATCACTTTCAATATATTTGGATGGTACTAATATAAAGACTTTAAATATTGGAACTGTAAATATTCTAAATCCTAATTCAAAAATAACAATTGGTTATGCACCTTGGTTTTCATCTCATTTGACTGGAAATATAGATGAATTTAGAATAAGTAATATAGCGAGATGGACTTCTAATTTTACTCCTCCAACTAATTCATATAATAATGTATTAGCAACAGGAATAACATTAAACAAAACTACGGATTCACTAACATTAGGGCAAACAGGAAATACAGACCAGTTAACAGCAAAAGTAACACCTGATGATACAACTAATAAAGCTGTAAAATGGACAAGTAGTGATAAAAGTATAGCAACAGTAGATGAAAACGGAAAGATAACAGCAGTAAAAGAAGGAACAGCAACAATTACAGCAACTACACAGGATGGAAGTAATTTAAGTTCATCATGCACAGTGACAGTTGCAGGGGCTACTACTATATCCTTGAATAAAACATCTGACTTAATAGATATAGGGGGAAATGATACCCTAACAGCAACTGTTAATCCAGCTAACATAGGAGTAACATGGAGTTCAAGTGATAGTTCTATTGCAACTGTTGATGCAAATGGAAATGTTAAAGGAATAAGCGCAGGTACTGCTGTGATAACGGTAGCTACAGCAGATGGAAAAAAAGTTTCATGTACAGTTACTGTAAAAGATCAGGAACCAAGCAAATCTAAATTAACATTATATATGAATGATAAAACTATAAGAGAATTTTACTTAACACAAGATGAAATTGATGCTTTTATAGATTGGTATAATTCAAAGAGCGCAGGTGATGTAACTGTACAGCCATATTATGTATTTAATGTATCTGTACCAGGAAAATCATCAACTAAGAAATCATATGTATGGTTTATGAAAATAGAGAATTTTGAAGTAGAATAATACAAAATAAATATTAAGATGGGCACTGGTAGAAATACTGGTGCTTATTTTATACATATGAGGAGATGAGGGATATGCATAGATAAAAAGGAACTAGCTCTAAATGGCTAATTCCTTACACTTTAAAAATATACTCTGTTATTTTTTAGATATAGCTATAAGCTTTTGATTAATGTCATATATTTTATTCATGGAATTAATAATTTCTTTTATATTTTCATCTTGTTGTTCTGTATTTGCAAGAATTTCTTCTGAAGCAGAAGCGTGCTCTTCGGAAACACTGGATAGAAAGTTTATCTCATTATCAATATTTTTAAAGAGATTAGATATATTCGATATCATTTTATTCTGATCAACTATATATCCT is a window of Clostridium pasteurianum DNA encoding:
- a CDS encoding ECF transporter S component; the encoded protein is MIKKICRRKLETREITMVGLLFAVTIVLGATGLGFLPVPPFKTTIMHIPVIIGGIVGGPIVGAFTGLLFGIFSIIQAINTPSPVSFIFMNPVVAVIPRILIGIVSYYVYKLFKRKSEKFGIVIGIVAGSFTNTIGVLAMVYILYINAYANALHISYSTAVKTLLALVANGFLSAAMALVISVPIIMVVKKIRK
- a CDS encoding sigma-70 family RNA polymerase sigma factor, producing the protein MEENELIKKAQQGNSPALNVLFQMHYKMLFGFLIKTTGDISLSEDLVQETLMKAVLNINRFKFQSKFSSWLIAIALNLYKNQLKRQSKLKTECLHDNLNLMSKVKLEETIENKMEIEKALKELQKMGYEKRVTFILKYYYGYSIEEIGRIINCRGGTIKSRLHNTAKALRSILGGDL
- a CDS encoding zinc ribbon domain-containing protein, translated to MDIMGFLIIFLVIFVLLGQSLWIYLDARDRKSEFSALWALMALFSFPVTFIIYIIMSRSTCPNSLCHNCGKSVKESWVYCPYCGKKFDKEV
- a CDS encoding GNAT family N-acetyltransferase; amino-acid sequence: MEFIKATYSDIDKIMKIIGEAQAYFKEKEIDQWQNNYPNFETIKNDIENENSFVLLRNNIVVGTAMISFEGEKTYDIIYDGKWLTNEKFAVIHRISVDVNCKGEGLASIIIKNVEKMCLNKGVHSIKVDTHKDNLSMQKLLSKNGFKYCGIIHLKDKSERMAFEKVLF
- the hcp gene encoding hydroxylamine reductase, which encodes MSMFCYQCQETAGCKGCTVRGVCGKTEDLAKKQDLLIYTLKVVSLYNVEARKLGLVNKEIDNFIIDGLFATITNANFDEGVFTERIEKGIQYKEELKKQLTVEGANAELNEKPEAVGVLSTENEDIRSLRELLTYGVKGIAAYLKHARNLNYEDDNIKGFMSKALAATLDDTLGADELVALALECGKYGVDAMALLDKANTETFGNPEITKVNIGTRNNPGILISGHDLKDIEELLKQTEGTGVDVYTHGEMLPANYYPAFKKYSHFVGNYGNAWWKQNEEFESFNGPILMTTNCIVPPKASYIDRIYTTGVTGYPGVKHIEDGEPKDFSAIIEQAKKCAPPTEIERGEIVGGFAHNQVIALADKIVEAVKSGAIKRFYVMAGCDGRAKSRNYYTEFAEKLPKDAVILTAGCAKYKYNKLNLGDIGGIPRVLDAGQCNDSYSLVVIALKLKEVFGLSDINELPIAYNIAWYEQKAVIVLLALLYLGVKNIHLGPTLPAFLSPNVAKVLVDNFGIGGITNVDDDIKMFENLGK
- the yfcE gene encoding phosphodiesterase, encoding MKIFFMSDIHGSFYYLEKAINRFKAEKASYIVILGDELYHGARNDLPEGYNPKKVTNLLNEYSDKIIAIRGNCDSEVDEMVFDFPIMSTYSTILYKDRRLFLTHGHIYGEENMPKLSKGDVLLYGHTHIPVAKEKDGIFIINPGSISIPKGNSPHSYAVLEDNLFQIKDLDGNVFMTLEI
- a CDS encoding DEAD/DEAH box helicase → MSELSFKDLGLSEEILEAIEKLGYKRPSEVQRKVIPLILKNKDIITKAQTGSGKTAAFAIPICEKIELEEKLPQVLVLAPTRELAYQIEQDFSYIGKFKRLRCVSIFGKEPISGQIRELKQRVHIVVGTPGRVLDHLERGTLNTEKIKYLVIDEADEMLNMGFIEQVESVFSKLPENKNTFLFSATLPEEIIRLSKKYMKDIINIEIKSKSSVQDRINQTYYEIESKDKFSLLQKIIYKELPESAIIFCRTKQNVEDVTLKMKDRGYSCKAIHGGMLQADRIEVMNEFKRGKFTFLVATDVAARGIDVEKVTHVINYDIPMEKESYIHRIGRTGRIGNKGKAITFVTSKEKRFLTEIEEEFSLSIEEGEVPTKEELEQGKKTFNNSFKNSASEKHDKGEKLNEAVTKLYLSVGKKKKIRPGDIAGTISSIENVNPEDVGIIDIHDNFSYVEILSNKGNIVFDGLKNKTIKGKKVRVEKAQK